Within the Saccharomonospora amisosensis genome, the region CACCCCGACCGACCCGAGGTGGAGGGTCCCGCGTGGCGGCCGGACCTGCATGAGGTGGACCGCTGGTGTGCGCTGCTGGAGTGGCACGACATCCCCGCCGACCGTGACGACCTCACCCTTGCCGAACCAGCCGTGACCAGCCCCGCCCCCGGCGCCGTGGTGGTCCATCCTGGAGCCGCGTACCCGGCGCGCCGCTGGCCACCGCGGCGGTTCGCGGCCGTGGCGGCCGAACTCGCGCACAGCGGGCATGAGGTGGTGGTCACGGGCAACGTCGCCGAGCGGCCGCTTGCCACCGAGGTGGCGCGCCGCGCGGGGCTACCCGCCGACGCCGTACTCGCCGGCCACGACCTCGGCTCACTGGCCGCACTTGTCAGCAAGGCCGCCCTGGTCGTGTGTGGCGACACCGGCGTCGGGCACCTCGCAACCGGCTACGGCACACCGTCGGTGCTGCTGTTCGGCCCGACACCACCCGCGCTGTGGGGCCCGCCCGAGGCCAGGTCGCGACATGTGGCGCTGTGGGCGGGCCACACCGGCGACCCGCACGGCCGAACCCCCGACCCCGGGCTGCTGCGCCTGACCACCGACGAGGTGCTCGCAGCGGCACGCGGCCAACTCTGGGAGGTCAGCCATGTCTGACATGCCTGAACCGCCCGTCGAAGGCACCGAGAACGCCCACGTCGGCGTGGTCGGAGCGGGGTACGTCGGGCTCACCAGCGCGGCCTGCCTCGCCCGGCTCGGGCACACCGTCACCTGCGTCGACGTCGACACCACGAAGGTGGCCGCGCTGCGGAGCGCGCGGGTTCCCATCGCCGAACCGGAGTTGCACAGGCTGGTGAGCGAGGGCATCAGCACCGGCAGGCTGTGGTTCGCCAGCGAACTGGCTTCGGTCGCCCGAAGCGATGTGGTGATGCTGTGCGTGCCCACACCCGCGCGAAGCGACGGCACGGTGGACCTGGGCGCGTTCGATGTCGCGCTCGACGCGCTGCGCCACACCCTCGACCCGCGGGCGGTTGTCGCGGTGAAGTCCACCGTGCCGGTCGGCACCACCGCCCGCGCCGAGGGGTTGCTCGGTGCCGCCTCGGTCAGCAACCCGGAGTTCCTTCGGGAGGGGCACGCGGTGTGGGACTTCCTGCATCCCGATCGCATCGTGCTCGGCGCGACGCGGAAGGAAGCCGCGGAACGGGTGGGCAGGCTCTACCGGGGGCTGGACGCGCCGGTGATTCACACCGACCCGGCCAGTGCGGAACTGGCCAAGTACGCGAGCAACGCGTTCCTCGCGCTGAAGCTGTCGTACGTGAACGTGCTCGCCGAGCTGTGCGAACACCACGGCGCGGACATCACGCACGTCGCGCATTCGATGGGGCTCGACGACCGGATCGGCCCCGCGTTCCTCGCCCCCGGTCCCGGCTGGGGCGGCTCCTGCCTGCCCAAGGACACCAGTGCACTGCTGCACGCGGCCGAGTGCGCCGGGGTCGACTTCGCCATGCTTTCCGACGCGGTGGCGGCCAACTCCCACCAGCACGAGCGCGTGGTGCGCAAGGTGCGGCTGGCCGTGACCGGCTCGGCGGACGGCAGCTTGCGTGGCATCCGGCTGGGACTGCTGGGGCTGACGTTCAAGGCGGGCACCGACGACCTGCGTGACTCACCCGCGCTCGCGGTGGCCGAGCGGCTCGCCGACGAGGGTGCCTCGTTGACCGGCTACGACCCCGGCATCCGGGGGTCGAGGGATCTGGGACGTATCCAGCTCGTCGACGAGCCCGCGCTGGTGGCCAAGGACGCCGCGGCGGTGGTCTTGCTCACCGAGTGGCCGCAGTTCCGCGAACTCAACTGGCCGCAGCTGGCCCAGCTCACCGAGCACGCCACCGTGGTCGACACGCGGAACCTGCTCGATCCTGCCGAGTTGACCGCGGCGGGCTTCGCCTACCACGGGCTCGGCAAACCCCTGCGGTGACGCCCTGCGGTGCCCGGCGGCTCGCGGCGCGCCGCCGGGCACGGAAGGCGGGTTCAGACCGTCGGATTCAGGACCGGCGGCGTGCCACGTCAACCTCCGAGACGATCCCGACGAGTTCCGGACCGTCCATCACCGGCAGTCGCCGCACGTGGTGCCGGGACATCTGCTCGAGCGCTTCCTCCACGTCGGCGTCCGCGCGCACCGTGTGCAGCTCGCCCTCGACGAGTTCGCCGACGTGCACGGCCATCGGGTCCTTGCCTTCCGCGAGCACCTTCACCACGATGTCACGGTCGGTGACGATGCCCTTGAGTCGGTTGTCCTCGCCCCGCACCGGCAGCGCCCCCACGTTGTTGCGAGCCATGATCCGAGCTACTTCGGACACCGCCTCGCTGGTGTCCACGAACTTGGGATCGCTGGTCATGATGTCGCGCACCTTGGTAGAAGTCGTCACGGTGGGTCACTCCTTGCGTCGTCGACATGTCCGTTCGGGGAATACCCGACCCAACGGGGTTTGCACCCCAGACCGTTCTCGCTACGCTCAGGTTCCGTCGGGCGGTTAAACAGCCAGCGGCCACGACGGCGATCCTCGAACAGCGCACTCACCGCTGGAGGTGCCGTGCCCGAGCTATCACACTCCGACATTCCACTGCACACACCCGCATTGGACGTTCGGAC harbors:
- a CDS encoding glycosyltransferase family 9 protein; protein product: MAVTLVLRALGLGDLLTAVPALRALRRHREQRLVLAAPAALAPLLPLTAAVDELLPTPGLGELHWQASPPDLAVNLHGSGPQSTSDLLAARPRALLTHRHPDRPEVEGPAWRPDLHEVDRWCALLEWHDIPADRDDLTLAEPAVTSPAPGAVVVHPGAAYPARRWPPRRFAAVAAELAHSGHEVVVTGNVAERPLATEVARRAGLPADAVLAGHDLGSLAALVSKAALVVCGDTGVGHLATGYGTPSVLLFGPTPPALWGPPEARSRHVALWAGHTGDPHGRTPDPGLLRLTTDEVLAAARGQLWEVSHV
- a CDS encoding UDP-glucose dehydrogenase family protein, yielding MSDMPEPPVEGTENAHVGVVGAGYVGLTSAACLARLGHTVTCVDVDTTKVAALRSARVPIAEPELHRLVSEGISTGRLWFASELASVARSDVVMLCVPTPARSDGTVDLGAFDVALDALRHTLDPRAVVAVKSTVPVGTTARAEGLLGAASVSNPEFLREGHAVWDFLHPDRIVLGATRKEAAERVGRLYRGLDAPVIHTDPASAELAKYASNAFLALKLSYVNVLAELCEHHGADITHVAHSMGLDDRIGPAFLAPGPGWGGSCLPKDTSALLHAAECAGVDFAMLSDAVAANSHQHERVVRKVRLAVTGSADGSLRGIRLGLLGLTFKAGTDDLRDSPALAVAERLADEGASLTGYDPGIRGSRDLGRIQLVDEPALVAKDAAAVVLLTEWPQFRELNWPQLAQLTEHATVVDTRNLLDPAELTAAGFAYHGLGKPLR
- a CDS encoding CBS domain-containing protein produces the protein MTSDPKFVDTSEAVSEVARIMARNNVGALPVRGEDNRLKGIVTDRDIVVKVLAEGKDPMAVHVGELVEGELHTVRADADVEEALEQMSRHHVRRLPVMDGPELVGIVSEVDVARRRS